From the genome of Oryza glaberrima chromosome 1, OglaRS2, whole genome shotgun sequence:
AGTTCTTCTGCACATGATTTACCAAACATTCAGAACAAAATACAATCATGCATGATGGTGATGCAAATAATCGTTCCATACTTCATGTCTTCGTGAGGAGACTGTTACTTTCTGAAATTATTGATTTGGAAGCGATGGACATGCTCTTGCCTGAGCATTTTCTGCATACTAGATTACAGAAAATTTTCTTTCTAAACTCTTGCAGTTACAAGCATTAAGATATGGATTACAAATTGCCTTATTTGCTTACCCCACAccatttattaaaatatcttGCCAAACAATTATCTAAGATATAGAGGTTAAAATACAAGTGTTGGTATTATGCTGTACCGCATCAATTCATTGAGATGCCAAACTTACTAAAGCAATAAAGTTATCTGAATACTTCCACAAAATAATTTGCATTGGGATCTTTCAGATATAACATGAACTGTAAAGAAGTGAAAGTACCTTAATGGCATCAGTAGCTCCTGCATTTCTGGCAGTTCAATAAGATCTGTTTGGCATCATCTGAAAATTTACATTTGAAACAAAGAGAGATATGTGTTCGGGTTTTCAGCTCCTCAAAGGAAACCTGCCACGCTCCCTCTGTCGATCCTCCACCCAACTAGAGCCTGGCTGTTTGAAGGGCAGTCTTGTTCTCATAACTGATCTAATTCTTTCTGCTTCCTCCCATTGTTCTTTCTCAGCATATATATTTGACAACATTATATAGTTCCCAGTGTTGTGAGGTTCCAACTCAAAAAGTTTGTTTGCAACAATTTCAGCAATCTCAACATTGCCATGCGTCTTGCAGGCACTAAGCAATGCACCAAGAGCCCCTGGGTGGGGGCCCATTGGCATCGTTTGCACCATTTCAAAAGCCTCCTCAAGCCTCCCCGCTCGGCCAAGCATGTCAACTACACAAGCATAGTGATCAGCTCGACGCTCCATCCCATAGTACTTCACCATTGCCTCCCAGTAATCCAAACCTTTATCAACAAGtcctgcatggctgcatgcGGTAAGCACACCGACGAAAGTGATTGGATCAGGCCAAACTGACTGAGCTTGCATCCTTTCAAACACTTTAAGCGCTAATTTTGCATGACCATGAGCTGCCAGCCCACTAATAAGTGCAGTATAAGGGTATGCATCTGGCTGTGCAATCTCCCTAAAAGCACTGAGAGCCTCGTCAACATTCCCACACTTAGCATGCATATCTACAAGTGCTGTAAGAACTTTATCGTTCCTTTCAATCCTCTTCTTGTCAACATAACTTCCAACCCACCCAGCCAACTCCGTGCTGCCAATCTGCGAGGCAGCAGATATAACGCCGACCATAGTTGCTGCATCAGGCTCAATCCCAGCAGCCTCCATTTCTCTAAACAGCGTAAGTGATTCCTTTGGCACCCCACTCTGCGCATACCCATTGATCATCGCTGTCCATGCCACAAGATTCTTTGCCGGCATTCTATCGAACACCTCTCGTGCACTTCGCATTGAACCACACTTGCAGTACCCAACAATCAGCACCGACCACGAGGTGGAGTCCCTGGTAGGCATTTGATCGAACACGCGGCGAGCAGAAGAGACGTCCCCTGCATTGACGTAGACGACCACCATGGCGTTCCACGATACCTGGGTTCTGGATGGCATGGCAGCAAAGAGGGACTCGGCGTCGGGCACGGAGGCGAGGCGGGCGTGCGCGCAGAGGAGCGAGTTGAACGAGACGGCGTCGGGGGCCGCGATGTCGGCGAGCGCGGTGTGTGCGGCGGGGAGATCGTCGCACTTGGCGTAGAGATCCACGAGCGCGTTGGcgacggggaggcggccggggaggagcgCGAGGCGGAGGGCGAGCGCGTGCAGGGAGGCGCCGAGCGGGAGCAACcggagcgacgcggcggcgttgagcgcgaaggggagggagaagtgGTCGGGGGAGACGGGGAGGCGCGGCATGAGGAGGAGCAGGCGGAGCGCGGCGCGCGGGTGCGGCTTGGAGAGGCGGCGAATGGCGCGGTTGAGGAGGGACCGGATGACGGGGGGCGGCGTGCCGGCGTGCGCGCGGACGAGATGCGCGTggaccgcggcggccgccggcggcgggtggtcgGAGGTGAGGGCACGCGAGAGGCGGTCGAGGCGCGGGTCGCCGCCGTGCTGGGACGCCATGGGAGGTGGCCCAGCCGTGGTCGGTGGAGGCGATTGAGTCAGGAGCAAGAAATAagggaggcaaagtagacttCCACTGTGCCGGAGACGTGTAGTTGGGGttgcggttttttttttgtatctgGGCCTTTTGAACCAGACTGGGCTTTTCCTGAGTTTGACGGCCCAATTAATTTACCTGTCCCTCCTTGTTTTTAATTAGGGCCgttttggtttgataccaaAACATGCCTTTCCACTTTGTTGGCAAACTGAATAATATGTGTGTTAGTTTGGACTAACACCAAATATTTGGTAGTGCCTACCTTATTTGGTCATATTCTAGAAGTTTCTCCTCTATAATATAAGAGTTTGGTTTTATattggtagcaatccaaataTTAGCTAAATAACTTTACCCTACAATATTTTGATAGTGCCGGAGTTTACCTAGAATTTGGCACTACCAATGAATTCAGGCGTTAATATGCAGTTTACTGGTGTGATGAGATCATGAGAAGAGTGACACACACAGGCACACGGGTGACAAATGCCTAATGGTTCATGTCTCTATAAGGTACCTATATTTCACATTTTTACTGCAAAAAAGTTCTTTTGGACACACCTCTGTGTGCAAATTGTACGGCACTCTGGCTCTTTCCCTGAATGGAATTGGAATCAATATCAGAAAGTTGTATCTGATGTCAAATAGATCGTATACCATTAAGGCATTTTACCATACGAACATCtgttccaaaaataaatacGTAAAGTTCAAGCTATGATCAGTGTCATCCAACCAGCTAGCCATCCGGCACTACAATTGACCTGGCGATTGGTTGTCTAACGACGGATAGAAATGCATGAATGCGAAGACACGCAAACAGCACGTTCCAAGTTTTTGCCAAGTAGGGATCATACGCATTCACATTTGCATAGCAAATGTTTAGTGATGTGACCTCTTAACTTACCAAAGCAATTTACCAATAAAAACCCCCCACTTGCTGACTGGACCAAGATTCATATATCATGCCAAGCCTAACCATGATGATCCACAAGAgatgatcagatcagatcagatagAACATCAGACCCCATTCTTCACTCCGGTTAATCTACAAAAGCATGATTGACTGACGCCACCCCATCAGCATGTGACATGTCACCCGTCCAACAATGACACAGTTTCAACAGGTGGACACCCAAACACCTCATCACCCATTGCATATTATCCCATTGCATCGCATGGCTTCCTCCTCGTGCCTATCCAGATCACCTAATACTCTATCCAAAGTTCCAAACGCACCAAAAGTGAACCCAAGAAGCAGCAACGGACAGGGAAAAAAGAGGAGGGCAACAAGTCGACGACGATGGCAAGCAGCAACTGAGCAAAATGCAGCTGATGACACTAGTTACCCAGGTGGCTGTGGCCTGTGTGGCTCCTACCATGgtcaatcgatcgatcacttGCCCCGCGCCGGCATCCCACTCCCACCCAGGCGCGGGTGGTCGTCACCTACTCCACCAACCCGGCAGCTGCAGGAAGGCGCTGCAGTTGATACGCTTGTCTCTTTCCCATCATTAGCTTCCCCCCTAGCACATGCCGCTGCTCCTCCAATCCACCCATTTCTCCCTCTCCCGTAATGCAAAATACGCAATCGCTCGCCTgatcctctccccctctctgtCGCTCGCTGTTCCTGTGTAACTTCACCAGTTCACTCCCAAGCGCTATGCGAAACATGCTGTCTTGCCCCTTGCCCCCGACTAGTTCGTTCGTTACCAACTGTGGCATTGGTGTCACAAAGAACACTATGCAACGCAGGCAGGATTGTGACGTGCCACAAGGGCATGTAGTTTAGTGGTTGCATTGACTTAAGTAGCATCTTCATGATAgcaaatttcagattgggttaggctaaatttataatttaaaaatattgcatATATCCGGTCGGATGTAGAGGCCGATAAAAAATACCTTCTCTAAGAAAAGATCGTGATGTGCCCTATGGGATCCACGTGTCAGTGACGAGTCATCCTGGGCGTTGCCGAGCTGTTCGTAATGCCGATTGGTGGTTCCACCACGTCAGCCAGCCGCTGTCAGCTTGCGGTGTGTGTGGATGTGCAGCAGCGAATTATTGCCCAGGCCGGGacttcgatcgatcgatcgatcgcaacATGCAATGCGTACGCTACGCCGTACCAGATCCAACTTATCAATTCGGAGCTCGGGAAGAATGCTGCGCCCATGTGGCACATAACGGTGCACGGTTTCGCCGCTTTGATTGATACCCCAAAGTTACCAAACGGGGTTTACACCTCGAGAAGAATTCCGTGTGCGCGAGAAGAAAACCGTGTACGCTAGCAGAGAGCATTTACATGGTGCTCACCGTGCGTGCAGTATGCCAGTATTCACATTTCACAGACAAGAACGGGTCACACACCACCCAGCAGTCAAACACATGCCTCGCTGGCGCCGTGGCGCGGTGAATGGTCCAATCTAATCCAAtcgcctcccccccccccccccccccccccccccggggcaCAAAGCGAGCTCACTTTTGGCGAGACATGTCAGAGAAGAGCCAATggcgagagggagggagagaggtacTGCAAGCTAGGGAAGGCATATGGTCAATTTGGTCATGGATGGGCACAGATCACAATGCTCGCCCATTCTCTCGCGAGACTGGCGCTAGCTGATCGAGAAGGCGAATGCCGCCGAATCTGACGCATCAGGAGGAGACTAGTAGCAGTACCGCAGGATGCGCGATCCCATTGGATGCCAACATGGACGGCTTCGCCTCAGATACGCGCCACCGGAGCatctagcagcagcaacaggacACTGAAAGCCACCGGAGGAGACGCATCATCAGCAGCGCCGAGAGAGACAGACAGCGACGCTTGCTGTGCTACCCAAAACCGCATCATCCAACGGAACGGAACACGCGTGTTTTGCCGATCGCCACGCTGGATTGGATCCGGGAACGATCCAAGTTCATCGCCCACGGCAAGAAACAGATTCAACACGTTGTAATCCCCGAACCATCATAACCACGAAAAATTATCGCCGTGGCGGCGACCGGAGGCCGGCAGCCTCCTCTACCGGCCACCGTCGGCCGGCTTTGATCGCACTGGACAACAAGAACGGCAAGAAGAACAGAGTGATGAGGAATGAAAGGTTACTAACTAGTAGGAGAAAACGAAAGGAATGTTCATTCTATCTATCTGCACAGATGCCGGCCCGCCGGCGACGGACCGGCCGACCACTCCCATGCCTCAAAACTGCGCATTCTTTTGGTTTCCGCCTCGCCGATTTCAACCATCGAGTCCGTCCCCTTCATtgcgacgccgcgccgccgccggcgaccgatCCGTCCTCACGCACCTGCCCCGCGTGAGCGCCCAATTCAGAGATGAACTAGGTGGGTGGAGATTTCACTTCGTGATTGGTTCGAGGAAGAAGGATTAGATTACCtgcgtgaggaggaggagggggtcgGGGGTGCAGGGCGGCGGGGCCTCGAAGACGGCGAGGGGGAAGTGCTTGAACACGACGCCGACGTCGAAGTAGATGACGCCGGAGGAAGGGACGTCGACGCGGATGCCGCGGACGGGGAACCAGAGGAAGAGGTCCTGCGCGGAGACGCCCGACAGCGACGCGATCCGGCCGTAGCTGATGACCCCGGCCACCGTCGCGTTGTACCGCAGCCCGACCTCGAACTGCGCCGTGCACGACTCCCCGAGCGCCGCCTCGAACCTCCCGCTCCCTTCGTCGTGCCTGAAATCCGCGATCCCCGCCGGCAGGAGCCCCCGCGGCAGCCCGTGCGCCCGCAGCACCTcgtgcgccgcctccgcc
Proteins encoded in this window:
- the LOC127768849 gene encoding pentatricopeptide repeat-containing protein At3g29230-like; its protein translation is MASQHGGDPRLDRLSRALTSDHPPPAAAAVHAHLVRAHAGTPPPVIRSLLNRAIRRLSKPHPRAALRLLLLMPRLPVSPDHFSLPFALNAAASLRLLPLGASLHALALRLALLPGRLPVANALVDLYAKCDDLPAAHTALADIAAPDAVSFNSLLCAHARLASVPDAESLFAAMPSRTQVSWNAMVVVYVNAGDVSSARRVFDQMPTRDSTSWSVLIVGYCKCGSMRSAREVFDRMPAKNLVAWTAMINGYAQSGVPKESLTLFREMEAAGIEPDAATMVGVISAASQIGSTELAGWVGSYVDKKRIERNDKVLTALVDMHAKCGNVDEALSAFREIAQPDAYPYTALISGLAAHGHAKLALKVFERMQAQSVWPDPITFVGVLTACSHAGLVDKGLDYWEAMVKYYGMERRADHYACVVDMLGRAGRLEEAFEMVQTMPMGPHPGALGALLSACKTHGNVEIAEIVANKLFELEPHNTGNYIMLSNIYAEKEQWEEAERIRSVMRTRLPFKQPGSSWVEDRQRERGRFPLRS
- the LOC127769084 gene encoding uncharacterized protein LOC127769084, which gives rise to MASSSSWWVVMLLMVVAAAGWGGVAAATAAEAAHEVLRAHGLPRGLLPAGIADFRHDEGSGRFEAALGESCTAQFEVGLRYNATVAGVISYGRIASLSGVSAQDLFLWFPVRGIRVDVPSSGVIYFDVGVVFKHFPLAVFEAPPPCTPDPLLLLTQVREDGSVAGGGAASQ